The following proteins come from a genomic window of Miscanthus floridulus cultivar M001 chromosome 2, ASM1932011v1, whole genome shotgun sequence:
- the LOC136521884 gene encoding glycine-rich RNA-binding protein 2, whose product MAAADVEYRCFVGGLAWATNNESLEQAFASYGEILDSKIITDRETGRSRGFGFVTFSSEQSMLDAIEKMNGKELDGRNITVNQAQSRGGGGGGGGYGGGGGGYGGRRDGGGYGGGGGGGGYGGRRDGGGYGGGGYGGGSRGDSGGNWRN is encoded by the exons atggcggcggcggacGTGGAGTACCGTTGCTTCGTCGGCGGGCTGGCCTGGGCCACCAACAACGAGTCCCTGGAGCAAGCCTTCGCCTCCTACGGCGAGATCCTCGACTCCAAG ATCATCACCGACCGGGAGACGGGGAGGTCCCGCGGGTTCGGCTTCGTCACCTTCTCCTCCGAGCAGTCCATGCTCGACGCCATCGAGAAAATGAACGGCAAGGAGCTCGACGGTCGCAACATCACCGTCAACCAGGCCCAGTcccgcggcggaggcggcggcggcggcggctacggaggcggcggtggcggctacGGCGGGCGCCGTGACGGTGGCGGctacggaggcggaggcggaggcggcggctacGGCGGGCGCCGTGACggtggcggctacggcggcggtgGCTACGGCGGTGGCAGCCGCGGTGACTCCGGCGGCAACTGGAGGAACTGA